The Salvelinus fontinalis isolate EN_2023a chromosome 31, ASM2944872v1, whole genome shotgun sequence genome has a window encoding:
- the LOC129829383 gene encoding transcription factor HES-5-like — protein sequence MAPTMTRQITYSEQHLSLTKVKKMCRDRINTSIEQLKPLLGPEFLLQKPDFKQEKADILEMTVYFLSRQQQAGSSSTVAANGGYSHCVQEAVSFLLQCEVKTQSHSRLLSHFQSLQTSSQHSQAPRSFSPLGSPVHQATTKGVLRPISHPLWRPW from the exons ATGgcaccaacaatgactagacagATTACCTACTCTGAGCAGCACCTCTCACTTACTAAG GTAAAGAAGATGTGCAGGGATCGCATCAACACCAGCATCGAGCAGCTCAAGCCCCTCCTGGGTCCCGAGTTCCTCCTGCAGAAGCCTGACTTCAAGCAGGAGAAGGCTGACATCTTGGAGATGACCGTCTATTTCCTGAGCCGACAGCAGCAGGCAGGAAGTTCCTCCACCGTGGCAGCCAATGGGGGCTACTCTCACTGTGTGCAGGAGGCTGTCAGCTTCCTGTTGCAGTGTGAGGTGAAGACACAGTCCCACAGCAGGCTGCTGAGCCACTTCCAGAGCCTgcagacatccagccaacatagCCAGGCTCCCAGGTCCTTCTCCCCGCTGGGCTCCCCAGTCCACCAGGCCACCACCAAGGGTGTGCTGAGACCCATCTCCCATCCACTCTGGAGGCCCTGGTAG